The stretch of DNA CTGTATTTCTCCAGCGACCGCAGCGGCAGCATGAACGTCTGGCGCGTCGGGATCGATCAGCGCACGGGTGTGCCGCGCGGCGCGCCGCAGGCGATCACCAGCAGCCTGACAGGCGTCGCCTACGCACGCGCCGCCGCCGATGACCGCCGGCTGTCGGTCATGGCGTACAGCCGCAGTTTCGAACTGTCGCTGGCGCCGGTCGACGCCGCCGCGGAGGTGCACGTCCGGCCCGCGCCGGTCGTGCGAAGCCCGTCGCTCGGGTGGTGCTCGCCGGCGCCACAGGCAGACTGGCTGGCCTGCACCGGCCGCACCGGCAACGAAGACATCTACCTGATGCGCCCCGATGGTTCCGAGACCATTCGCTTGATGGATGACGCCGCGAAGGACCGCAACCCGGCGTGGTCGCCCGACGGAGATCGCATCGGGTTCATGTCGACCCGCACCGGCGAGTGGGAGCTGTGGTCGGTCCGTCGCGACGGATCGGATCTGCGGCAGATGACCGACCTGCATTCGGACATCTACGAAGCCATCTGGGCGCCGGACAGGCGCCGCGCGGCAACGGCCGTGAGCACGCGGCCGCCGTTTGGCACCTGGATCTTCGACCTCGCGTCCGCCGCGACGCCCCAGTCGGCAACGTTCGTGAAGAACCCGCTGCCCGAGACCTTCAACGCGGAGGCATGGTCGCCCGACGGGAAGCTGATTGCCGGCTCGATTCTCGACGGCAGCGGCGTGCCGCACACGGCGGCGGTGCTCGATCCGGCCACCGGTCGCGCGCGGGTCTTTGCCGTGCCAGGCCCCAAGTACCAGTTCGGATCGGCCGTCGCCGGATGGCTGGGGGATTCGCGCCGGTTCCTCTTCATGTCAGGGACGGGCCTCGCGCTGGTCGATGCGATCGCCGGCACCTGGACACCGGTCCCGGTGCCGCTGTCCGGCGGCACGCGCTACCGGCTCACCCGCGACGCGCGATCGCTGCTGATCGAGCGCTCGGTGCTCGACGCGGACATCTGGCTGGTGGAAATCAAGTGACCCTGCAATAATGCCCCCCTTCATTCGACAGGGGGGGTTATGAGCAAGCTCCGTGCGCTCGGATCGTGTCTGGCCGCCGCGATCGTGGTCACGACGGTGCAGGCTTCCTCGGGTCCGCGCGTCCGGCCGGCCGATGGCATCGGCGCCGGGCTGCAGGCGGCGTTCGCGGCGCAGGAGGAAGTCACCTACCTCATTGTCATGAAGGAGCAGGGCGTTGCCGCGGGCGCTGCCGACAGCGCCCTCGACCGTGACACGCGCGGCTGGATGGTGTATCGCGCGCTGAAGGATGCCGCCGATCGCTCGCAGGCGCCGGTACTGGCGCTGCTCGCCGGCGAGCGCGCCGCCGGCCGCGTCCGCCAGGTCCGCCCATTCTTCAGCGTCAACGCGATCGCCGTCGTCGCCCGCGCGCTCCCGCCCGCGGCAATCGCCAACCACCCGGCGGTCGACTACATCGTGCCGTCGAGCGTCATCACCGTCCCCCCGCTCGAACAGGGCACCGCCGCGGCGCAGGTGAACGCCATCGAGTGGAACATCGCAAAGGTCCGCGCGCCGGAGGTGTGGGCGTCCGGCTTCAGAGGACAGGGGATCGTCGTCGCCCACATCGACACCGGCGCGCGCTTCGATCACCCGGCGCTCGTCGGAAAGTACCGCGGCAACCAGGGCAACGGCGCGTTCGACCACAACTACAACTGGTTCGATCCGCCACACGGATGCGGCAACCCGAGCCTCGCGCCGTGCGATCTGAACGGCCACGGTACCGCCACCATGGGCACGATGCTCGGCGACGACGGCGCGGGCAATCAGATTGGCATGGCGCCCGACGCGCGCTGGATCGCCTGCGACGCGCTGCCGAGCGGCAGCGGCACCACGGTCTCGCTGATCGCGTGCGGCGACTGGATGCTCGCGCCCACCGATCTGAGCGGTCAGAACCCCGATCCCGCCAGGCGGCCGGATGTCATCAACAACTCGTGGGGAAATAGTGGCGGCGACACGTTCTTCCAGACGATTCTGCAGAACTGGCGGACGGCCGGCATCTTCCCGGCGTTCGCCAACGGCAACAATGGACCGACGTGCCTCTCGTCCGGGTCGCCGGGCGACAATCCCGAGGCGTTTTCGGCGGGGGCGACCGACATCAACGACGCCCTCGCGTCGTTCAGCGCCCGCGGACCGTCGACGCTGTCGTTCGGCATCAAGCCCGACGTGTCGGCGCCGGGCGTGAACATCCGCTCCAGCGCTCGGACCGGCGGCTACGGGGCATTCACCGGGACGTCGATGGCCTCGCCGCACGTCGCGGGTCTGGTCGCGCTGCTCTGGTCGAAGTTCCCGAACCTGCGCGGCGACGTCGCCGGGACGGAGTCGATGATCCGTCCGGCGGCATTGATGATCAACGCGGGGGGCTGCGGCATCGGCCCGGAAGATCAACCGAATAACCTGTACGGGTGGGGCCGCATCGACGCGCGCCGCGCGGTGCAGGCGTTCCCCATCCACACCGATCGGTCGGTCTACAGGCCGGGCCACACCTTGACTGTGTCGGTGTCGCTCCTCAATCGCCTGCCGGCGCCGCAGAGCGTCGATCTCTATGTCGGCGTTCAGGGCCCCAGCGGACCCGCCGTGCTGATCTCGATGTTCACCACGACGATGGCGGCCAACCAGAAGACGCTCAACGTGCCGTTGTTCAACCACACCTGGACGTTGATCGATCCGGCCGGCCCGTACACGTTCTTCTCGATCATGACGGCGCGCGGCGTCAGTCCGGCGAACCCGGCGAACTGGTTGAGTGTCGACGCCGCCCCGGTGACGAAGTTCTAGGAGGACGGCTTACTCGGCCCGCAGCGCCTCGACCGGATGCATCCGCCGCGGCCGCGGCCGCGAGCGAGCACCACGGCTGCATAGGTCGGTGGATCGACGGGCTCGACCTCGAACGCGGAGACGCACGGCGCGGCGCGACCGTGGAGCTCGTCTTACTTGTTGGCTCGACGCACCGTGACATTGCTGCCGATGTCGATCGCCATCAGGTCCTCGCCGGCTTCGAGCGGACCCGAGTACGATTTCCGCGCCGGCGTGATGAGATCCGCATCCGAGATATGCGCGTAGACGGCAAGCTTCGGCTTCACGCGGGCGAACACGACGCCGGCCTCTTCGGCCGTGATGTGATGCGCGACGATGTTGTCGATCTCGGCTTGCGTCGCGGCCAGCCTGCTGAGCCGCGCGCGCACTTCCAGGGGATCGATGGCCTCGTGGATCAACAGGTCGACGCCCTTCGCGTGCTTTATCAGGTTCTCGGAGAACCGCGTGTCCCCTGACATGGCGACCGATCGTCCGCGGTAGTCGACACGGTATCCGAACGCGGGCTCGATCGGGCGGTGATCGACGTAGAACGCGGTGACCGCCACGCCTCCCTCTTCGAAGATCACGCCCTCCTTGATGTCGGTGCTCGACACCTCGATGCCTTCCTTGACGAACTTCTCGTCGACGTCGCGCCGGATCCGGATATCGAAGTCGAACGCCTTCACGAGGTGCGCCATCATTTCTTTCGTGCCCGCAGGGCCCCACACCCGAAGGGGTGTCCTGCGCCCCTGTGCGCCCCATCCCGTCAGGTACAGGTCCGGCAGTCCGATGATGTGATCGGAATGCAGGTGCGTCAGGAAGACGTTTCGCACCTGCCCCAGACGGATCCCGAGTTGTGCGAGACGGATGCTGGCGCCGCGGCCGCAGTCGAAGAGCAGCGTCTGGCCGCCGGCCTCGACGAGAATGCTCGGTCCGAAGCGCTTCGGGTTCGGGTTCGGCCCGCCGCCGGAGCCGAGCAACGTCACGGTGATCTCAGGGTTGGCGGCATCGTTCCGCTGCGCCAGGGCACCCGCACCCATGACGGTGACGGCGAGAAGAACGCCCGCACTGATCTTGTATGGCACTGGCATACCTGACAGCATTGATCGATTTCAGTGCGTCCGAGGACGCTACCTCTCCGCCGAGACCCGCGTGGCGATCTGCAACGCCACGTTCGCCACGGCGTTCCTCGAGTCCTGACCGCCGCCGAGGTTCGTGAACGCGCCCACGGCAACGTCCCGCGACGCCTGAATCGTGGCATACGCGACGTAGGCGCCATAGCTGCCGACGTGCTCGTGCGACTCGACACCGGCTCGCGGCATGACCGACCATCCCATCGCAAATCCCATCGACGGATCGATCGGCGCCCCTCTGCTGTGAAGCTGCTGAATCGTCGTGGCCTTCAGCACGTCATCGCGGCCTCTCAGACCGCGCAAGTGGAGCTGGAGAAAACGGCCGTAGTCCTGCGGGGAGAGCGATACGTCGCCGGCTGGCTCGATCGCGAGCGGTGTCGTGTAGACCGCGTCGGCGGGGGACACCTCGACGACCGTGCCGAGAATGGTTCGCGTGTGCCCCCACGGCTGCGGCGTGGCCGCGAGTCCGGGATTCCCGAATGCCGCGTGGCCTCCGAGGCGCGCGAACACCAGCTCCTGGACGAGCTGCCGGTACGGCGCGCCGCCGATCCGCTCGGCGATGGCACCGGCGATGGCGCCGCCGGCATTCGAGTATTCGTGCCTGGTCCCCGGCTCGAACCGCAACGGCTCGGCCAGCACGCGCTCCAGGAATGCGTATCGTTGTTCCGCGGGCGTGCCCTTCAGAGCCAGCATCGACTGCAGCGACTCTCTGGTGCGATACGGCGGCACGCCGCTGCTGTGCGTCAGCAGTTGACGCACGCTCACCTGCCGGTAGCCCGGCTGCATCTTCGCCGCCAGCTCGGGAAACGCCTGGCCGATCGTCGTCTCCAGCGTCAGCCGATGCTGGTCGGCGAGCGCTCCGATCACCGTTCCGGTGACGCCCTTGGTCAGCGACCCGAGGTGCATCAGGTCCGCTGGCGTGATCGGATCGCCCTTGCCGATCCGCCGTTCGCCGCTCACCAGAACCCGCGGCCGGCCATCGCTCCGGACGACGACAACGGCGAGAGCGGGCAGCCGCTGCGTCACTCGCGCCTCGTCGACGAAACCCTGCAGCTCCCCTGATCGTTGGAGCTGTTCCGGCTGCGGCGCCGCCACAGCACTGCAGGCGAACAGGATCACCGCGATCGCCGCGGTGTCCAACAACTGTTTCGCCTGCCACGGCCCCGACGAGCCACAGCGCAAGACGAAGCCCCACCTCGACACCCGTGAGATCGAGTTCGCCACGCGCGGCATGATCGTCACTTCAAGGTAAACGCGACCAGCGCGTCGGCATGGGTCGAGCTCAGATATCCGCCGCCCCCGGCGGCGATCGCGACGAACTGCGTGCCGCTGCGCGGACCCAGGTACGTCATCGGCGTCGCATGCCCGCTCGCCGGCAGCGCAGCCTCCCAGAGCACCGCGCCGGTGCGGGCGTCGAACGCACGCATGCGGGCGTCGTTCGAGCCGGCGATGAACACCAGCCCGCCGGCCGTGACGATCGCGCCGCCGAGATTCGGCGTCCCCGTGTCCTTCATCCCTTTCGCGGCCAGGGCCTCCACCATCCCGAGCGGCACGCGCCAGGCGATCGATCCGTCGTGGAGGTTCACCGCGTTGAGCGTGCCCCATGGCGGCTTCTGACACGGCCATCGCCGCTCGTCCCAGAACCTCGCGTACTCACCACGCGGCAGGTCGCTTCCACGCCGGTACCCGCCGGACGCGAGCTTCCGCATTTCGCCTACCGCGCCGAGCTCGTTGACGTTCACGAACAGGTAGCCGCTGCCTGGATCGAAGGCGGCGCCCGACCAGCTCGCCCCCCCGAGGTTCCCGGGAAACACGAGCGTCAGCTTCTCTCCATGCGGCGTGAACAGCCCGCCGCTGACGACGCGGTCGAACAGGGCCTCGCAGTACTGCCGCGCCTCCGGTGTGACATCGGAGAGGTCGTCGCGTGTCAGCGGCGCGATCCGCGCCAGCGCGGGCGGCTTGAGGGGAAATGGCTGCGTCGGCCACGCGGCCTCGCCGGGGACGGTGCTTGCCGCCACCGGCCGCTCCTCGATCGGAAACAGCGGCCGCCCCGTCTCGCGTTCGAGCAGGTAGACGAATCCTGTCTTCGACACCTGTGCCACGGCATCGACGCGACGTCCGTCATGCTCGACGGAGACGAGCACGGGCTGCGCCGGGACATCGAAGTCCCAGAGATCGTGGTGCACGGTCTGGAAATGCCAGCGCAGCCGGCCGGTGGCGGCGTCGAGCGCGACGATGCTGCTCGCGTAGAGGTTCTGACCGCGGCGATCGCCGCCATAGAAATCGTACGAGGCGGATCCGATCGGCAGGAACACCAGGCCGCGGACGTCGTCGACGGCCATCATCGACCACACGTTGGCGCCGGTGCGGCCTCGCCATGCGCCGGCCTCCCACGTGTCGTGCCCGGGTTCGCCGGGCCGCGGAATGGTGTGAAACTCCCACACCTGCCGCCCGGTGCGTGCGTCGAACGCCCGCACGTCGCCGGACGGACCGGACGCCGGAAACTCCGGCGCGGCAGATCCGACGATCACCAGGTGCTTGAAGACGGCCGGTGGAGATCGCAGGCTCAAGCGGGCATCGAGCTGAATCTGTCCCCGATCGCCGAACGCCGCTCTGGGCCTGCCGGTCGACGCGTCGAGCGCGATCAGCCGTCCGTCGTGCGTGCCGACGAAGATGCGGCGATCGCGGCCCGCTTCCCAGTAGGCGACGCCGCGGTGTCTGGGAGCGCCTTGCGCCGCCGTCAGCCTGGGATCGAAGGTCCACCGCTCGGCGCCGCTCTCCGCATCGAGCGCGATCACGCGCCCGCGCGGCGATGTGAAATACAGCAGGTCGCCGATCATCAACGGCGTCGACTCGAACGCCGGCCCCTCGCGCCCGGGCGCAGCGGCGGGCTCGCCGTGATGGTAGACCCATGCCTGGGCGAGCCGGGACACGTTGTCGCGCCTGACCTGATCGAGTGGTGAATACCGGGATCCGCCGGGATCGTATCCATACGATCGCCATTCGCCGGTCCGGGTGCGGGCGCGTCCGTCGAGACAGGTGCACAGCAGGAGGATCGCCAGTGCGGCGCGCGCGCAACGACTGCGGTCGAGCATCCTAGGGCCGCTCCGGCAGCAGATACGGCGCGCGGTAGGTCCGGCCGAGAAGCGCGTCCGCCTCTTCGTCGCCCACGAAGCGCTCCTTCGTGCCGTCGAAGGTCACCGATCGCCGCAGGCGGCAGGAGATGTTTCCGAGGTGGCACAGCGCCGTCGACAGATGACCGTCCGCGATCGTGGCCCCGAGGTTCTGCGGCTGGCGCGTCCGTATGCAACCGATGAAGTTCTCGAAGTGCGCCTGACCGGCGTCGGGTTCCTTTTCGACGGTCAGCTTGGGGCCGGGTTCATTCTTACGGCCGAAGTAGACCTGCGCGCCGTCGTCGCCGACCCTCATCCATCCCTTCGAGCCGAAAATGAAGATGCCCTGTGCTTCGGGCGGACCGCTGTACCAGTTCCGCACCTCGCACTGCAGCTGGGTCCCATCCGCGTACTGCCAGCTGGCCTGCTGTGTGTTCGGTGTGACCTGATCGGTTGGCGCGCCAGCCTCGTGCAGGCCGCCCATCGAGTGGGCGGTGCGGGGATGCTCGTCCTTGCCAAGCAGCCATCGCGCCGCATCGATCGAATGCACGCCGGTATTCCCCAGATCGCTGGTGCCGTATTCCCAGAACCAGTGCCAGTGGTAGTGGAAATGGTTGGCGTTGAACGGACGCGCGGGCGCCGGTCCGAGCCACCGATCGTAGTGAACCCCCGGAGGTACCGGACCGTTCGTCGCGACGCCGATCGGATCCCGGTAGCGATACATGATGGTCTTGCCGCCATAGAGCGTTCCCAGACCGCCTTCGCGGACGAACTGAACGGCTCTGGCAAGCGCCGCGCTGCTGCGCCGCTGCGTTCCCACCGCCACCACGCGGCCGTACCGCCTGGCGGCCTCGATCATCCGGCGGCCTTCGACGAGGTTGTGGCTGACGGGTTTCTCGACGTAGACGTCCTTGCCCGCCTGACAGGCCCAGATGGTCATCAGCGCGTGCCAGTGATCGGGAGCCGCAATCGTCACGGCATCGACCTCGCGGTTGTCGAGGATCCGCCGGAAGTCCGTTTCCGTCTTCGGATCTCCGCCCCACTTTCCCCTGACGAACGACAACGAGTCTCCGAAATGCCGCTCGTCCACGTCCACGACGTGGGTGATGCGGACGTTGGGAATCGCGGCGAGATGCTGGTAGTGATCCTGGCCGCGGCCGCGCGCGGTCCACGTCGGGTGTCCCTTGTTGTCGCCGCGCAGGCCGATGATGGCGACGTTGATCGTCTCGTTGGGACTCTTCTGCCCGCGTGCCCGCGCGGGGAACGCCGCCGCGAACCCCACGGTCGCGGCCGCGGTTTTCGACAGGAACACGCGACGAT from Vicinamibacterales bacterium encodes:
- a CDS encoding S8 family serine peptidase, which encodes MSKLRALGSCLAAAIVVTTVQASSGPRVRPADGIGAGLQAAFAAQEEVTYLIVMKEQGVAAGAADSALDRDTRGWMVYRALKDAADRSQAPVLALLAGERAAGRVRQVRPFFSVNAIAVVARALPPAAIANHPAVDYIVPSSVITVPPLEQGTAAAQVNAIEWNIAKVRAPEVWASGFRGQGIVVAHIDTGARFDHPALVGKYRGNQGNGAFDHNYNWFDPPHGCGNPSLAPCDLNGHGTATMGTMLGDDGAGNQIGMAPDARWIACDALPSGSGTTVSLIACGDWMLAPTDLSGQNPDPARRPDVINNSWGNSGGDTFFQTILQNWRTAGIFPAFANGNNGPTCLSSGSPGDNPEAFSAGATDINDALASFSARGPSTLSFGIKPDVSAPGVNIRSSARTGGYGAFTGTSMASPHVAGLVALLWSKFPNLRGDVAGTESMIRPAALMINAGGCGIGPEDQPNNLYGWGRIDARRAVQAFPIHTDRSVYRPGHTLTVSVSLLNRLPAPQSVDLYVGVQGPSGPAVLISMFTTTMAANQKTLNVPLFNHTWTLIDPAGPYTFFSIMTARGVSPANPANWLSVDAAPVTKF
- a CDS encoding Gfo/Idh/MocA family oxidoreductase, with translation MNRRVFLSKTAAATVGFAAAFPARARGQKSPNETINVAIIGLRGDNKGHPTWTARGRGQDHYQHLAAIPNVRITHVVDVDERHFGDSLSFVRGKWGGDPKTETDFRRILDNREVDAVTIAAPDHWHALMTIWACQAGKDVYVEKPVSHNLVEGRRMIEAARRYGRVVAVGTQRRSSAALARAVQFVREGGLGTLYGGKTIMYRYRDPIGVATNGPVPPGVHYDRWLGPAPARPFNANHFHYHWHWFWEYGTSDLGNTGVHSIDAARWLLGKDEHPRTAHSMGGLHEAGAPTDQVTPNTQQASWQYADGTQLQCEVRNWYSGPPEAQGIFIFGSKGWMRVGDDGAQVYFGRKNEPGPKLTVEKEPDAGQAHFENFIGCIRTRQPQNLGATIADGHLSTALCHLGNISCRLRRSVTFDGTKERFVGDEEADALLGRTYRAPYLLPERP
- a CDS encoding MBL fold metallo-hydrolase, which encodes MPVPYKISAGVLLAVTVMGAGALAQRNDAANPEITVTLLGSGGGPNPNPKRFGPSILVEAGGQTLLFDCGRGASIRLAQLGIRLGQVRNVFLTHLHSDHIIGLPDLYLTGWGAQGRRTPLRVWGPAGTKEMMAHLVKAFDFDIRIRRDVDEKFVKEGIEVSSTDIKEGVIFEEGGVAVTAFYVDHRPIEPAFGYRVDYRGRSVAMSGDTRFSENLIKHAKGVDLLIHEAIDPLEVRARLSRLAATQAEIDNIVAHHITAEEAGVVFARVKPKLAVYAHISDADLITPARKSYSGPLEAGEDLMAIDIGSNVTVRRANK
- a CDS encoding pyrroloquinoline quinone-dependent dehydrogenase, with protein sequence MLDRSRCARAALAILLLCTCLDGRARTRTGEWRSYGYDPGGSRYSPLDQVRRDNVSRLAQAWVYHHGEPAAAPGREGPAFESTPLMIGDLLYFTSPRGRVIALDAESGAERWTFDPRLTAAQGAPRHRGVAYWEAGRDRRIFVGTHDGRLIALDASTGRPRAAFGDRGQIQLDARLSLRSPPAVFKHLVIVGSAAPEFPASGPSGDVRAFDARTGRQVWEFHTIPRPGEPGHDTWEAGAWRGRTGANVWSMMAVDDVRGLVFLPIGSASYDFYGGDRRGQNLYASSIVALDAATGRLRWHFQTVHHDLWDFDVPAQPVLVSVEHDGRRVDAVAQVSKTGFVYLLERETGRPLFPIEERPVAASTVPGEAAWPTQPFPLKPPALARIAPLTRDDLSDVTPEARQYCEALFDRVVSGGLFTPHGEKLTLVFPGNLGGASWSGAAFDPGSGYLFVNVNELGAVGEMRKLASGGYRRGSDLPRGEYARFWDERRWPCQKPPWGTLNAVNLHDGSIAWRVPLGMVEALAAKGMKDTGTPNLGGAIVTAGGLVFIAGSNDARMRAFDARTGAVLWEAALPASGHATPMTYLGPRSGTQFVAIAAGGGGYLSSTHADALVAFTLK
- a CDS encoding serine hydrolase domain-containing protein; this translates as MPRVANSISRVSRWGFVLRCGSSGPWQAKQLLDTAAIAVILFACSAVAAPQPEQLQRSGELQGFVDEARVTQRLPALAVVVVRSDGRPRVLVSGERRIGKGDPITPADLMHLGSLTKGVTGTVIGALADQHRLTLETTIGQAFPELAAKMQPGYRQVSVRQLLTHSSGVPPYRTRESLQSMLALKGTPAEQRYAFLERVLAEPLRFEPGTRHEYSNAGGAIAGAIAERIGGAPYRQLVQELVFARLGGHAAFGNPGLAATPQPWGHTRTILGTVVEVSPADAVYTTPLAIEPAGDVSLSPQDYGRFLQLHLRGLRGRDDVLKATTIQQLHSRGAPIDPSMGFAMGWSVMPRAGVESHEHVGSYGAYVAYATIQASRDVAVGAFTNLGGGQDSRNAVANVALQIATRVSAER